The Coriobacteriia bacterium genome segment GCGACTCCGGCGTGCGGGTCGCGAAGACCGGCAGCGGCTGGGAGTTCGCCCCGGCCAGCGGTGCCGAGCCGACCTCCGCACTCATCTACTACCCGGGCGGCCACGTCGATGCGCGCAGCTACGCGCGCTACGCCCGTGACCTCGCGGCGAAAGGCCATCTCGTCGTGGTGCCGATCATGCCGCTCTCGCTGGCGGTCTTGAACGCGAGCGCCGCCGATACGGTGATTGCGACGCATCCATCGATCTCGAGCTGGGTCATCGGCGGACACTCGTTGGGTGGAGCGATGGCGGCGCAGTACGTCGCGCAGAACCGCGGCCTCCTCTCCGGCCTCGTATTGCAGGGGGCGTATGCGGCACCCGGTACGGACCTGAGCGCCGAGACGCTGATGGTTCTGACGCAGGTCGGGACGCTCGATACCGTCGTCAGTCAGGAGAATCTCTCGGCGGGTCGTGCGCTGTTGCCGCCGAGCGCGCGCTACGAGGATCTACAGGGCGGCAACCACGCGCAGTTCGGCGACTATGGGCCTCAGCCGGGCGACACCGCGAACCCGACGATGAGCGCAGACGAGCAGCGCCGACTCGCCGTCGAAGGCACCGCCCAGGTGCTTGAGGCGGCCGCATCGCGGTGACGCGGCGCACGCGGCTTTCCCGCATGGATTCGCGCTCCCGCTCGCTGTAACGCATACTGCAGCCATGACATTCGAAAGCCTTGGTCTGAATCCAGACATACTGG includes the following:
- a CDS encoding alpha/beta hydrolase; translation: MNPVLKRTLAWLGGIVLVVLVGGVAAGVWWGTHPLGPSTAALAALESDSGVRVAKTGSGWEFAPASGAEPTSALIYYPGGHVDARSYARYARDLAAKGHLVVVPIMPLSLAVLNASAADTVIATHPSISSWVIGGHSLGGAMAAQYVAQNRGLLSGLVLQGAYAAPGTDLSAETLMVLTQVGTLDTVVSQENLSAGRALLPPSARYEDLQGGNHAQFGDYGPQPGDTANPTMSADEQRRLAVEGTAQVLEAAASR